From the Manihot esculenta cultivar AM560-2 chromosome 3, M.esculenta_v8, whole genome shotgun sequence genome, one window contains:
- the LOC110610584 gene encoding sucrose synthase, whose translation MAERVITRVHSIRERLDETLSAHRNEIVALLSRIEGKGKGILQHHQIIAEFEAIPEENRKKLLDGAFGEVLRSAQEAIVLPPWVALAVRPRPGVWEYIRVNVHALVVEELRVAEYLHFKEELVDGSVNGNFVLELDFEPFNASFPRPTLSKYIGNGVEFLNRHLSAKLFHDKESLHPLLEFLKVHCHKGKNMMLNDRIHNLNSLQYVLRKAEEYLTALSPDTPYSQFEHRFQEIGLERGWGDTAERVLEMIRLLLDLLEAPDPCTLETFLGRIPMVFNVVIMSPHGYFAQDNVLGYPDTGGQVVYILDQVRALETEMLQRIKQQGLDITPRILIITRLLPDAVGTTCGQRLEKVFGTEHSDILRVPFRNEKGIVRKWISRFEVWPYLETYTEDVATEIGKELQGKPDLIIGNYSDGNIVASLLAHKLGVTECTIAHALEKTKYPDSDIYWKKFDEKYHFSCQFTADLIAMNHTDFIITSTFQEIAGSKDTVGQYESHTAFTLPGLYRVVHGIDVFDPKFNIVSPGADESIYFAYTEEKRRLTSFHPEIEELLYSPVENEEHLCVLKDRNKPIIFTMARLDRVKNLSGLVEWYGKNAKLRELANLVVVGGDRRKESKDLEEQAEMKKMHSLIEKYNLNGQFRWISSQMNRVRNGELYRCICDTKGVFVQPALYEAFGLTVVEAMTCGLPTFATCNGGPAEIIVHGKSGFNIDPYHGDQAAELLVEFFEKCKADPPHWDKISQGAMQRIQEKYTWQIYSQRLLTLTGVYGFWKHVSKLDRRESRRYLEMFYALKYRKLAESVPLTVED comes from the exons ATGGCTGAACGTGTTATCACTCGCGTTCACAGCATCCGTGAACGTTTGGATGAGACTCTTTCTGCTCACCGCAATGAAATTGTGGCCTTACTCTCAAG GATTGAAGGCAAGGGAAAAGGAATTCTTCAGCATCACCAGATCATTGCTGAATTTGAAGCAATCCCTGAAGAGAACAGAAAGAAACTATTGGATGGTGCATTTGGGGAAGTTTTGAGATCTGCACAG GAAGCAATTGTCTTGCCTCCTTGGGTTGCTCTTGCTGTGCGCCCAAGGCCTGGTGTTTGGGAGTACATTAGAGTGAATGTGCATGCACTCGTTGTTGAGGAGCTGCGTGTTGCCGAGTATCTGCACTTCAAGGAGGAACTTGTTGATGGAAG TGTCAATGGCAACTTTGTGCTAGAGTTGGATTTCGAACCATTCAATGCATCTTTTCCTCGCCCAACTCTCTCAAAGTACATTGGTAATGGTGTGGAGTTCCTTAATCGTCACCTTTCCGCAAAATTGTTCCATGACAAGGAGAGCTTGCATCCTCTGCTTGAATTTCTGAAAGTCCACTGCCACAAGGGAAAG AACATGATGCTGAATGACAGAATTCATAACTTGAATTCTTTGCAATATGTTCTGAGGAAGGCAGAGGAGTATCTCACTGCATTGTCACCCGATACTCCCTACTCTCAGTTCGAGCACAGGTTCCAGGAAATTGGCCTGGAGAGAGGTTGGGGTGATACCGCTGAGCGTGTTCTAGAGATGATCCGGCTTCTTTTGGATCTTCTTGAGGCACCAGACCCCTGCACTCTTGAAACATTCTTGGGAAGAATCCCAATGGTGTTCAATGTTGTGATCATGTCTCCTCATGGATACTTCGCCCAAGACAATGTTTTGGGGTATCCTGACACTGGAGGCCAG GTTGTTTATATCTTGGATCAAGTCCGTGCCTTAGAAACAGAAATGCTTCAACGTATAAAGCAGCAGGGACTTGATATCACCCCCCGCATTCTCATT ATCACTCGACTTCTTCCTGATGCAGTAGGAACCACTTGCGGTCAACGTCTAGAAAAAGTATTTGGAACAGAGCATTCAGATATCCTTCGTGTTCCTTTCCGAAATGAGAAGGGAATTGTTCGTAAATGGATCTCACGATTTGAAGTGTGGCCATATCTAGAGACCTACACTGAG GATGTTGCCACCGAAATTGGCAAGGAGTTACAAGGAAAGCCTGATCTGATCATTGGAAATTACAGTGATGGAAACATTGTTGCCTCTTTGTTAGCACACAAATTAGGTGTTACAGAG TGTACCATTGCTCATGCTCTCGAGAAAACAAAATATCCAGACTCAGACATCTACTGGAAGAAGTTCGATGAGAAGTACCACTTTTCATGCCAGTTTACTGCTGATCTTATAGCAATGAATCATACAGATTTCATCATCACCAGCACATTCCAAGAAATTGCTGGAAG CAAGGACACTGTTGGTCAATATGAGAGCCACACAGCTTTCACCCTTCCCGGCCTATACCGAGTTGTTCATGGTATTGATGTCTTTGATCCCAAATTCAACATTGTCTCCCCTGGTGCTGACGAGAGCATATACTTTGCCTACACGGAGGAGAAACGTAGGTTGACCTCTTTCCATCCAGAAATTGAGGAGCTTCTCTACAGCCCTGTTGAAAACGAAGAACACTT ATGTGTGCTAAAGGATCGCAACAAGCCGATTATATTCACCATGGCAAGACTGGACAGAGTTAAGAATTTATCTGGCCTTGTAGAATGGTACGGAAAGAATGCCAAGCTTCGTGAATTGGCTAACCTTGTAGTAGTTGGTGGTGATAGAAGAAAAGAGTCTAAAGATTTGGAAGAGCAAGCTGAGATGAAGAAAATGCATAGTCTTATTGAGAAATACAATCTGAATGGCCAGTTCAGATGGATTTCTTCCCAGATGAACCGAGTGAGGAATGGAGAGCTCTACCGTTGCATTTGCGACACCAAGGGTGTTTTCGTGCAGCCAGCTCTATACGAAGCTTTTGGTCTGACTGTTGTTGAGGCCATGACCTGTGGTTTACCAACGTTCGCTACTTGCAATGGTGGACCTGCTGAGATTATTGTGCATGGAAAATCCGGCTTCAACATTGATCCTTACCATGGTGATCAGGCTGCTGAACTCCTTGTTGAGTTCTTCGAGAAGTGCAAGGCCGATCCACCTCACTGGGACAAGATATCCCAGGGAGCCATGCAACGTATCCAAGAGAA GTATACTTGGCAAATCTACTCTCAGAGGCTATTGACTCTCACTGGTGTATATGGCTTCTGGAAACATGTCTCTAAGCTTGATCGTCGCGAAAGCCGGCGCTACCTTGAAATGTTCTATGCTCTCAAGTACCGCAAATTG GCTGAATCTGTTCCTCTAACTGTTGAGGATTAA
- the LOC110610586 gene encoding pectinesterase, translating to MAIIFKNSSSPSKDSTRTHQKIAALFIFFTLTTLLLASFFRESFLDSREKQGLSDPAASATPTPIPHPIIRTACSRTLYPSLCFNTLSSIPISKNFITLRYILEFTMDAAEKSAARARTHVLGFFTFQDLISQEKNALNDCVEMLDQTLYELGLAMDDLHAFPASIGHLHLLYANIKTLLSAAMTNQHTCIDGFSDLDESAFENRKDLKVKLHHLFAPITRTISNCLSIITYMEAINESRIMNDHQMFVKKISPNRFPAWISSSDRILMERRRNMKPNITVASDGSGDYRLIAEAIKMAPERSKNRFVIKIKAGVYNENVKITREKINIMLIGDGMTKTIIKGSKNFVDGFSTFDSATLTVAGDKFLARDLTIINTSGPQKYQAVAARVTSNSAFYRCNFSSYQDALFAHSLRQFYRECTIQGTIDFIFGNAAAIFQNCLILVRKPIPGQSNMITAQGRRDPNQNTGFSLQNCTILAAPDLKSAKRQHISTFLGRPWGNHSRTVVMKSYLGDLIHPQGWYTWDNYSSLDTVEYIEHLNYGPGSNTRHRVTWKGYKKNCSEEKARQFTVGKFLHEADHWLESTGFPLFTGS from the exons ATGGCGATCATTTTCAAGAACTCTTCTTCGCCTTCCAAGGATTCAACAAGAACCCATCAAAAGATTGCTGCTCTCTTTATCTTTTTCACCCTGACAACACTTCTCCTAGCTTCTTTCTTCAGAGAATCCTTTCTTGATTCCAGAGAAAAACAAGGATTATCAGACCCTGCTGCCTCTGCAACTCCGACTCCAATTCCACATCCTATTATCAGAACGGCTTGTTCAAGAACTCTCTACCCTTCTTTGTGCTTCAATACTCTCTCCTCCATTCCCATTTCCAAGAATTTCATTACTTTACGCTATATTCTTGAATTCACCATGGATGCAGCTGAGAAATCTGCAGCCAGAGCAAGAACCCACGTTTTGGGGTTCTTCACGTTTCAGGATTTGATTTCCCAGGAAAAAAATGCGTTAAATGATTGTGTGGAAATGTTAGATCAAACCCTTTATGAACTTGGACTAGCCATGGATGATCTGCACGCTTTCCCTGCATCCATTGGTCATCTCCATTTACTGTATGCTAATATCAAGACCTTGCTTAGTGCAGCCATGACGAATCAGCATACATGCATTGATGGGTTCTCTGATTTGGATGAATCTGCTTTTGAGAATCGTAAAGATCTTAAAGTGAAGCTTCATCACTTGTTTGCCCCAATAACTCGTACGATTAGCAATTGTTTGTCCATCATCACATACATGGAAGCCATAAACGAGAGTAGAATCATGAATGATCACCAGATGTTTGTTAAAAAGATTTCACCAAATCGGTTTCCAGCATGGATATCATCTAGTGACAGGATTTTAATGGAAAGAAGGCGAAATATGAAGCCTAACATTACTGTTGCTAGTGATGGAAGTGGTGACTATCGCCTGATTGCTGAGGCCATAAAGATGGCACCAGAAAGAAGCAAGAACAGGTTTGTGATCAAGATCAAGGCTGGAGTGTACAATGAAAATGTGAAAATTACCAGAGAGAAGATCAACATCATGCTGATAGGCGATGGAATGACCAAAACCATAATCAAAGGGTCTAAAAATTTTGTTGATGGGTTCTCCACCTTTGATTCTGCTACCTTAA CTGTAGCAGGGGACAAATTCCTAGCCAGGGACTTGACAATAATCAACACATCAGGTCCACAAAAATATCAAGCAGTTGCTGCAAGAGTGACCTCTAACTCTGCCTTTTATAGATGCAACTTCAGCTCGTATCAAGATGCACTGTTTGCTCATTCACTTCGCCAATTCTACCGTGAATGTACAATCCAAGGTACAATTGACTTCATTTTTGGAAATGCAGCAGCAATTTTCCAGAACTGTTTGATACTTGTTCGCAAACCAATCCCTGGTCAAAGCAATATGATCACTGCTCAAGGCAGAAGAGACCCAAATCAGAACACTGGTTTTTCATTGCAAAATTGCACAATTCTTGCTGCACCAGATTTGAAATCAGCTAAAAGGCAACATATTTCAACTTTCTTGGGCAGGCCTTGGGGAAACCACTCAAGGACTGTGGTGATGAAGAGTTATTTAGGGGACCTGATACATCCGCAGGGCTGGTACACATGGGATAATTACAGCAGTTTAGATACAGTGGAGTATATTGAGCACTTGAACTATGGACCAGGCTCCAACACAAGGCATAGAGTTACTTGGAAAGGCTATAAGAAGAACTGcagtgaagaaaaagcaaggCAGTTTACTGTGGGCAAATTCTTGCACGAAGCTGATCATTGGTTAGAGTCTACAGGATTTCCACTTTTTACTGGTTCATAA
- the LOC110610587 gene encoding ethylene-responsive transcription factor ERF017 yields MVKHITEKTAQRSDSKFKGVRKRKWGKWVSEIRLPNSRERIWLGSYDSAEKAARAFDAALFCLRGRTAKFNFPDNPPEIAGGRSLSPPEIQAAAARFANLERPRIQSDNSSTDQSVMSELQAESPCVSEVSNLTTHIDGSELMLDMSFLDSLANPGSDNYPADYGLFPGFDDLHSDFIELLTQPSLDFGEENFDGILTQNSFLWNF; encoded by the coding sequence ATGGTGAAACACATCACCGAgaagaccgcacagaggagtgaTTCGAAGTTCAAGGGTGTCCGCAAGCGAAAATGGGGGAAATGGGTCTCTGAGATCCGTCTACCAAACAGTAGAGAGAGAATATGGTTAGGTTCATACGATTCGGCGGAGAAAGCCGCACGTGCTTTTGATGCGGCACTCTTTTGCTTACGTGGCCGTACTGCTAAATTCAATTTTCCAGATAATCCACCGGAGATAGCTGGTGGGCGGTCGCTTTCTCCGCCTGAGATTCAAGCAGCCGCAGCAAGGTTTGCAAATTTGGAGCGTCCGAGAATCCAATCGGATAATTCTTCAACGGATCAATCTGTGATGTCGGAATTACAAGCGGAGTCCCCGTGTGTTTCGGAAGTGTCAAATTTGACGACGCACATAGATGGCAGTGAACTGATGCTGGATATGAGTTTCTTGGATTCGCTAGCGAATCCGGGTTCGGATAATTACCCGGCGGATTACGGGTTATTCCCGGGTTTTGATGATCTGCATAGTGATTTTATTGAACTATTAACACAGCCTAGCCTTGACTTTGGAGAGGAGAATTTTGATGGCATTTTAACTCAAAATTCATTTCTCTGGAATTTTTAA